The following coding sequences are from one Sphingobium sp. Cam5-1 window:
- the gcvH gene encoding glycine cleavage system protein GcvH has protein sequence MSRYFTDEHEWIDVEGEIATVGITDYAQEQLGDIVFVELPAEGATFEKGDDAAVVESVKAASDVYAPISGEVVEANGALEEEPALVNSDAEEDGWFFKLRIADASELEGLMNEATYKKFVASL, from the coding sequence ATGAGCCGTTATTTCACCGACGAACATGAATGGATCGACGTAGAGGGCGAGATCGCCACCGTGGGCATCACCGATTATGCTCAGGAGCAGCTGGGCGACATCGTGTTTGTCGAACTGCCTGCGGAGGGCGCAACGTTCGAAAAGGGCGACGATGCCGCCGTCGTTGAATCCGTGAAGGCCGCTTCGGACGTCTATGCGCCGATTTCCGGCGAGGTCGTCGAAGCAAATGGCGCGCTGGAAGAAGAGCCCGCCCTGGTGAACAGCGACGCCGAAGAGGATGGCTGGTTCTTCAAGCTGCGCATCGCCGACGCGAGCGAGCTGGAAGGGCTGATGAACGAAGCTACCTACAAGAAGTTCGTGGCCTCGCTCTAA
- the spt gene encoding serine palmitoyltransferase — translation MTDAVETATDAHTPAEVAGARDLFSKFDPLIAEREALLATGVRDPFAIVMDEVKSPTQAVIKGKDTILLGTYNYMGMTFDPDVVAAGKKALDEFGAGTTGSRVLNGTYQGHKEVEDALMDFYGTSGAMVFSTGYQANLGMISTLAGRGDYVVLDADSHASIYDGCFLGDAEIVRFRHNSVEDLDKRLGRLPADAQKLVVLEGVYSMLGDVAPLPEMVAAVRKHPNCMILVDEAHGMGFFGANGRGVYEEQGVEKDVDFVVGTFSKSVGTVGGFCVSNHPKFEVLRLVCRPYVFTASLPPSVVATAATSIRKLMHAGEKRAHLWKNSQRLHKGLTDLGFRLGTETPQSAIIAVILTDQTQAVAMWQALLELGLYVNMARPPATPAGTFLLRCSLCAEHSDEQVGQIIGMFEAAGKATGAIG, via the coding sequence ATGACCGACGCCGTAGAGACCGCCACCGACGCCCACACGCCTGCCGAAGTGGCTGGCGCGCGTGACCTCTTCTCCAAATTCGATCCGCTGATCGCCGAGCGCGAGGCGCTGCTGGCGACCGGCGTGCGCGATCCTTTCGCGATCGTCATGGACGAGGTGAAGTCCCCCACCCAGGCGGTGATCAAGGGCAAGGACACGATCCTGCTCGGCACCTATAACTATATGGGCATGACTTTCGACCCGGACGTGGTCGCGGCGGGCAAGAAGGCGTTGGACGAGTTCGGGGCGGGGACAACCGGCAGCCGCGTGCTCAACGGCACCTATCAGGGTCATAAGGAAGTCGAAGACGCGCTGATGGACTTCTATGGCACGTCGGGCGCCATGGTGTTTTCGACCGGCTATCAGGCCAACCTCGGCATGATTTCGACGCTGGCAGGCCGGGGCGACTATGTCGTGCTGGATGCCGACAGCCATGCGTCCATCTATGACGGCTGTTTCCTGGGCGATGCGGAAATCGTCCGCTTCCGCCACAACAGCGTCGAGGATCTGGATAAGCGCCTTGGCCGCCTGCCCGCCGACGCACAAAAGCTGGTGGTGCTGGAAGGCGTTTATTCCATGTTGGGCGACGTCGCCCCCCTGCCCGAGATGGTGGCGGCGGTGCGCAAGCATCCCAATTGCATGATCCTGGTTGATGAAGCCCACGGCATGGGCTTTTTCGGCGCCAATGGCCGCGGCGTCTATGAGGAGCAGGGCGTCGAGAAGGACGTGGATTTCGTCGTCGGCACCTTCTCCAAGTCGGTGGGCACGGTTGGCGGCTTCTGCGTATCGAACCACCCCAAGTTCGAGGTACTGCGCCTCGTCTGCCGCCCCTATGTCTTCACCGCCTCGCTGCCGCCAAGCGTCGTCGCGACAGCCGCGACGTCCATCCGCAAGCTGATGCACGCGGGCGAAAAGCGCGCACATCTGTGGAAGAACAGCCAGCGCCTGCACAAGGGGCTCACCGATCTTGGCTTCAGGCTGGGGACGGAAACGCCGCAGTCAGCGATCATTGCCGTGATCCTGACGGATCAGACGCAGGCGGTCGCCATGTGGCAGGCGCTGCTGGAGCTGGGCCTCTACGTAAATATGGCGCGCCCGCCCGCCACACCGGCCGGGACCTTCCTTCTGCGTTGCTCGCTTTGCGCCGAGCATAGTGACGAACAGGTTGGCCAGATTATCGGCATGTTCGAGGCGGCGGGGAAGGCAACCGGCGCCATCGGTTAA
- a CDS encoding deoxyguanosinetriphosphate triphosphohydrolase — translation MTTLAPYASHPGRSRGRLHPEAGGETRGPRDIFQRDRDRIIHSIAFRRLRHKTQVFVSPDGDHFRVRLTHSLEVAQIGRTTARTLGLNEDLTEALCLAHDIGHPPFGHAGEDALEAALDDHGGFDHNAHTLRTLMLLESPYPCFQGLNLSWEMLEGLAKHNGPVDHPGWAMREVDALFPLELSSHASLEAQLAAIADDIAYDNHDIDDGLRAGLLTLDQLLAVPVVKHCWDRVRARYPDIPQDRLLRELVREQIGLMANDLIASTRRNIAEARVETVEDVRSAGRPLVCFSPELAAQERDLKRFMYASLYHHPSQLAAANRARIIVRDLFRAYQQQPELMPSEWQDDRLLNEPGRSRHIGDFIAGMTDRYAEKRHAEIFGEMALA, via the coding sequence TCCCCGTGACATCTTCCAGCGCGACCGCGATCGTATCATCCATTCCATCGCCTTCCGCAGGTTGCGGCATAAGACGCAGGTGTTCGTGTCCCCCGATGGTGATCATTTCCGTGTCCGCCTGACCCACAGTCTGGAGGTTGCGCAGATCGGCCGGACGACAGCGCGCACCCTGGGGCTGAATGAGGATCTGACCGAGGCACTCTGCCTCGCCCACGACATCGGCCATCCGCCCTTCGGCCATGCGGGCGAAGACGCGCTGGAAGCGGCGCTGGATGATCATGGCGGCTTCGATCACAACGCGCACACCTTGCGCACGCTTATGCTGCTTGAATCGCCTTATCCCTGTTTCCAGGGGCTGAATCTCAGTTGGGAGATGCTGGAGGGCCTCGCCAAGCATAATGGTCCCGTCGATCATCCCGGCTGGGCGATGCGGGAAGTCGATGCGCTCTTCCCGCTGGAGCTGTCGTCTCACGCCTCGCTGGAGGCGCAGCTGGCGGCGATCGCCGACGATATCGCTTATGACAATCACGACATTGACGATGGCCTGCGCGCTGGGTTGCTTACATTGGATCAGCTGCTTGCCGTGCCCGTCGTCAAACATTGCTGGGACCGGGTGCGCGCCCGCTATCCGGACATTCCGCAGGATCGCCTGCTTCGCGAACTGGTGCGGGAACAGATCGGCCTCATGGCGAACGATCTCATCGCTTCCACCCGGCGGAACATCGCCGAAGCCCGCGTCGAAACGGTCGAGGATGTGCGATCCGCCGGGCGCCCTCTGGTCTGCTTCTCGCCTGAACTCGCGGCGCAGGAACGCGACCTCAAGCGCTTCATGTACGCGTCGCTTTATCATCATCCATCGCAACTCGCCGCCGCGAACCGTGCGCGGATCATCGTGCGTGACCTGTTCCGGGCCTATCAGCAACAGCCTGAACTCATGCCGTCCGAATGGCAGGACGATCGCCTGCTGAACGAGCCGGGCCGCAGCAGGCATATCGGCGACTTCATCGCGGGCATGACCGATCGTTATGCGGAAAAGCGCCATGCGGAAATCTTTGGAGAGATGGCCCTCGCCTGA
- a CDS encoding DUF938 domain-containing protein, whose product MTDRPEPWEPGSGPATSGKRHAPATQRNRDAILAILREALPSAGLVLEVASGSGEHARYFAAALPTLEWQPSDPDPVALASIEAWRAEAQLPNLRAPIRLDAAAAWPVTKADAILCINMTHISPWAATLGLMAGAGKALPPGGLLYLYGPFIRDDVDTAPSNLAFDASLKARDPQWGLRRVEDVAAAAAANRLALERLVEMPANNLSLLFRRASS is encoded by the coding sequence ATGACCGACAGACCGGAGCCGTGGGAACCCGGCTCCGGTCCCGCGACGTCGGGCAAGCGCCATGCGCCCGCGACGCAGCGTAACCGCGACGCCATCCTCGCGATATTGCGTGAGGCACTTCCTTCTGCGGGCCTGGTGCTGGAGGTGGCGAGTGGTAGCGGCGAACATGCCCGCTATTTCGCGGCGGCGCTGCCCACCCTGGAATGGCAGCCGAGCGACCCCGATCCCGTTGCGCTGGCATCGATAGAGGCATGGCGCGCCGAGGCGCAGCTTCCGAATCTTCGCGCCCCAATCAGACTTGATGCCGCCGCCGCATGGCCGGTCACAAAAGCTGACGCGATCCTTTGCATCAATATGACCCATATCAGCCCATGGGCGGCGACCCTTGGCCTGATGGCGGGGGCGGGAAAGGCGCTGCCGCCGGGTGGATTGCTCTACCTCTATGGGCCGTTCATCCGCGATGACGTCGATACCGCGCCCAGCAATCTTGCCTTCGACGCGTCGCTAAAGGCGCGCGATCCGCAATGGGGATTGCGCCGCGTCGAGGATGTTGCCGCAGCCGCAGCGGCAAACAGGCTGGCATTGGAGCGGCTGGTGGAAATGCCCGCCAACAATCTGTCGCTGCTGTTCCGAAGGGCTTCTTCCTGA
- the gcvPA gene encoding aminomethyl-transferring glycine dehydrogenase subunit GcvPA, with product MRYLPLTDTDRQDMLSVIGASSVDDLFVDVPAEARLSGKISGLPDHASELAVERHMAALARKNLSAGEAPFFLGAGAYRHHVPASVDHLIQRGEFLTAYTPYQPEIAQGTLQVLFEFQTQVARLLGCDVANASMYDGSTACWEAIGMARRITKRGKAILSSGLHPHYVSVANTMAKFTGDALVHKAPTFDAATDIDALIAGIDKDTSCVVVQYPDILGRITDLTPLADAAHEAGALLVAVVTEPVALGAIKAPGHMGADIVVGEGQSIGVGLQFGGPYLGLFACKQKYVRQMPGRLCGETVDAAGKRGFVLTLSTREQHIRREKATSNICTNSGLCALAFSIHMTLLGEKGLRDLATLNHGLAVQAAGRLAQVPGVKLLNDSFFNEFTLVLSKDARDVVRNLADKGVLGGVSLGRLFPDAAEIGNGLVVAVTETVTAEDIETFAQALEEELA from the coding sequence ATGCGCTACCTACCCCTAACCGACACAGACAGGCAGGACATGCTGTCCGTCATCGGCGCGTCTTCGGTCGATGACCTGTTCGTGGACGTGCCCGCAGAGGCCCGCCTTTCCGGCAAGATTTCGGGACTGCCCGATCATGCCAGCGAACTGGCGGTGGAGCGTCACATGGCGGCCCTCGCGCGGAAGAATCTGTCGGCGGGGGAAGCGCCTTTCTTCCTCGGCGCGGGCGCATATCGGCATCATGTTCCCGCCAGCGTCGATCATCTGATCCAGCGCGGTGAATTCCTGACCGCCTACACGCCCTATCAGCCGGAAATCGCGCAGGGTACGTTGCAGGTGCTGTTCGAATTCCAGACGCAGGTCGCGCGTCTGCTTGGCTGCGACGTCGCCAACGCCTCCATGTATGACGGCTCGACCGCCTGCTGGGAAGCGATCGGCATGGCCCGCCGCATCACCAAGCGTGGCAAGGCGATCCTGTCCTCCGGTCTTCACCCGCATTATGTTTCCGTCGCCAACACCATGGCGAAGTTCACCGGCGATGCGTTGGTGCATAAAGCGCCGACCTTCGACGCTGCCACCGATATCGACGCGTTGATCGCAGGGATCGACAAGGATACGAGCTGCGTCGTCGTCCAATATCCCGACATTCTCGGCCGCATCACTGACCTGACCCCGCTCGCCGATGCTGCTCATGAAGCAGGCGCGCTGCTGGTCGCGGTCGTGACCGAGCCTGTGGCTCTGGGCGCGATCAAGGCGCCGGGTCATATGGGCGCGGACATCGTCGTGGGCGAAGGCCAGTCGATCGGTGTCGGCCTGCAATTCGGCGGACCCTATCTCGGCCTGTTCGCGTGCAAGCAAAAATATGTCCGCCAGATGCCCGGCCGCCTTTGTGGCGAGACCGTGGATGCGGCGGGCAAGCGCGGCTTCGTCCTGACCCTTTCGACCCGCGAGCAGCATATCCGCCGTGAGAAGGCGACATCGAACATCTGCACCAATTCGGGCCTCTGCGCGCTGGCGTTCAGCATCCATATGACGCTGCTGGGCGAAAAGGGCCTGCGGGACCTCGCGACACTCAACCATGGCCTCGCAGTTCAGGCAGCCGGGCGTCTGGCCCAGGTGCCGGGCGTCAAGCTGCTCAATGACAGCTTCTTCAACGAGTTCACCCTGGTCCTGTCGAAGGATGCCCGCGATGTCGTCCGCAACCTCGCCGACAAGGGCGTACTTGGCGGCGTGTCGCTCGGCCGCCTGTTCCCGGATGCGGCGGAGATCGGCAATGGCCTGGTTGTCGCCGTCACAGAGACCGTGACCGCGGAGGATATCGAAACCTTTGCTCAGGCGCTTGAGGAGGAACTGGCATGA
- the gcvPB gene encoding aminomethyl-transferring glycine dehydrogenase subunit GcvPB, whose translation MTMLKEGRPTAPQAITEADSAPVTATGNRALMLEEALIFEIGSTQTTGVDFADAPKAASRLGNLARTESIGLPGLSEQETVRHYTRLSRQNYAIDLGLFPLGSCTMKHNPRLNEKVARMPGFADLHPLAPQSTVQGALAVIHELAEWLIKLTGMHSVAMSPKAGAHGELCGLLAIRAALEARGDARSVILVPESAHGTNPATAAFCGYKVEDIPATPDGRVDLAALKARLGPDVAAVMITNPNTCGLFERDMKTISDAVHAVGAFVYCDGANFNAIVGRVRPGDLGVDAMHINLHKTFSTPHGGGGPGSGPVVLSQALTPFAPLPFVEKQDDKFVLIEEETADEHHASSFGRMVAFHGQMGMFTRALTYILSHGADGLRQVASDAVLNANYILRSLDDVLDAPFGQSGPCMHEALFSDKGFAEGFTTLDIAKGLIDEGFHPMTMYFPLVVHGAMLVEPTETESKAALDQFIMALRSLAERAKAGDEALKGAPYFAPRRRLDETLAARKPVLSWSDPALANAAE comes from the coding sequence ATGACCATGCTCAAGGAAGGCCGCCCCACCGCGCCTCAAGCCATCACCGAAGCCGATAGCGCCCCCGTAACCGCCACGGGCAACCGCGCGCTGATGCTGGAGGAAGCCCTGATCTTCGAGATCGGCTCGACCCAAACCACCGGCGTCGACTTCGCCGATGCCCCCAAGGCCGCTAGCCGCCTTGGCAATCTCGCTCGCACCGAGAGCATCGGTCTGCCCGGCCTGTCGGAGCAGGAAACGGTGCGCCATTATACCCGCCTCAGCCGCCAGAATTATGCCATCGACCTTGGCTTGTTCCCGCTCGGCAGCTGCACGATGAAGCACAACCCGCGCCTCAATGAAAAGGTAGCGCGGATGCCCGGTTTTGCCGACCTTCACCCACTTGCCCCACAGTCGACGGTGCAAGGCGCGCTGGCAGTCATCCATGAACTCGCCGAATGGCTGATCAAGCTGACCGGCATGCACTCGGTCGCGATGAGTCCCAAGGCGGGCGCACATGGTGAACTGTGCGGCCTGCTGGCGATCCGCGCCGCGCTCGAAGCCCGTGGCGATGCGCGCAGCGTGATCCTTGTCCCCGAAAGCGCCCATGGCACCAACCCGGCGACCGCGGCCTTCTGCGGCTATAAGGTCGAGGATATTCCCGCGACCCCGGATGGCCGCGTCGATCTGGCGGCTCTCAAGGCGCGCCTCGGCCCGGATGTCGCGGCGGTGATGATTACCAACCCCAACACCTGCGGCCTGTTCGAGCGCGACATGAAGACGATCTCCGACGCGGTTCATGCCGTCGGAGCCTTCGTCTATTGCGATGGCGCGAACTTCAACGCCATCGTCGGCCGCGTCCGCCCCGGCGACCTCGGCGTCGATGCGATGCACATCAACCTGCATAAGACCTTCTCCACCCCCCATGGCGGCGGTGGTCCCGGCTCCGGCCCGGTGGTGCTCAGCCAGGCGCTCACCCCCTTCGCGCCACTGCCCTTCGTCGAGAAGCAGGACGACAAGTTCGTACTGATCGAGGAAGAGACGGCGGACGAACATCATGCCAGCAGCTTCGGCCGCATGGTCGCCTTCCATGGCCAGATGGGCATGTTCACCCGCGCGCTGACCTATATCCTCAGCCACGGTGCCGATGGCCTGCGTCAGGTCGCGAGCGACGCCGTGTTGAACGCCAACTACATCCTGCGCAGTTTGGACGATGTGCTGGACGCACCGTTCGGGCAGAGTGGCCCTTGCATGCATGAGGCGCTGTTCAGCGACAAGGGGTTCGCCGAAGGCTTCACCACGCTCGACATCGCCAAGGGGCTGATCGACGAAGGCTTCCACCCGATGACAATGTATTTCCCGTTGGTCGTCCACGGTGCGATGCTGGTCGAACCCACCGAAACGGAAAGCAAGGCCGCGCTCGACCAGTTCATCATGGCGCTGCGCAGCCTTGCCGAGCGCGCCAAGGCCGGTGACGAAGCGTTGAAGGGCGCACCCTATTTCGCGCCCCGCCGCCGCCTCGACGAAACCCTTGCGGCGCGCAAGCCAGTCCTTAGCTGGAGCGATCCGGCTCTCGCGAACGCAGCCGAATGA
- a CDS encoding ATP-binding protein, with product MDDQDSGWRASVRRFLPLVLVILLVGALGTLLYSASNASSDHERALQEQRRSFEIIALARAFEAKTARAEVTLARYVISLDPDVGRLFQDQWRTASSQLKLLNYATRRSGWQRTNVRELQQAFIQRGKTLNEIGLRTTYDQKMAALAQFHKAGRSEDLKHITTLLDRVIQAENARLRERSLAVSLAGNRTQFVDRTSRLFGLVLFVCVLFALWVANAAYTERRNARRMAEMEAERADRLEEAVTARTAELSDAYEQLKKETSERAAAEETLRQMQKMDAVGQLTGGIAHDFNNMLAVVVGGLELAKRRLRLKPQEAARHLDNAMEGANRAAALTRRLLAFARSEPLLPSAIDPDVLVSGMVELIDRSIGDQITVSIENQSKGWRIFVDQHQMENAILNLCVNARDAMDGRGRLVIGTGQVHLADHEIGECAEGDYVMLSVKDDGCGMTPDVLARVFEPFFTTKPVGKGTGLGLSQIFGFVRQSQGEIRIESQVGEGTCVSIYLPRKAVADSALQTDSSQPEREPVLHPPTRILVVEDDPRVLNQTMAALAELGHLPVACDHPSKAAKLLTSHRDIGLIISDVLMPEMTGPEMVRTLPPAYASLPVLFVTGYAGDIAEGADFGGHEVLRKPYTLKGLSHALSNALSGSHHPGTAAAAE from the coding sequence ATGGACGACCAGGATTCTGGCTGGCGGGCTTCGGTGCGACGCTTCCTTCCGCTGGTCCTCGTGATACTGCTGGTTGGGGCGCTGGGCACCCTGCTTTACAGCGCCAGCAACGCATCCAGCGACCATGAACGGGCGTTGCAGGAACAACGCCGCAGCTTCGAAATCATCGCCCTGGCCCGAGCTTTTGAGGCCAAGACCGCGCGCGCGGAAGTCACGCTGGCGCGATATGTGATCAGCCTTGACCCCGATGTCGGCCGTCTTTTCCAGGATCAGTGGCGTACCGCGTCCAGCCAGCTCAAGCTGCTGAACTACGCCACGCGTCGATCAGGATGGCAGCGCACCAATGTCCGCGAATTGCAGCAGGCATTCATTCAGCGCGGCAAGACGCTGAATGAAATAGGGCTGCGCACGACCTATGACCAGAAGATGGCGGCGCTCGCGCAATTCCATAAGGCGGGGCGGTCGGAAGACCTGAAACACATCACCACGTTGCTCGACCGAGTCATTCAGGCGGAAAATGCCCGCCTGCGCGAGCGTAGCCTTGCGGTGAGTCTGGCAGGCAACCGAACGCAATTTGTGGACCGCACGTCGCGACTTTTCGGGTTGGTGCTGTTCGTATGCGTCCTGTTCGCCCTGTGGGTCGCCAATGCCGCCTATACCGAGCGGCGAAACGCGCGGCGCATGGCCGAGATGGAGGCCGAACGTGCCGATCGGCTGGAGGAAGCGGTAACGGCGCGCACGGCCGAACTGTCCGATGCCTATGAACAGCTGAAGAAGGAAACGTCCGAGCGCGCGGCGGCCGAAGAAACGCTGCGCCAGATGCAGAAGATGGATGCCGTCGGCCAGCTGACCGGCGGCATTGCCCATGACTTCAACAATATGCTGGCGGTGGTCGTCGGCGGGCTGGAACTGGCCAAGCGCCGACTGCGGCTGAAGCCGCAGGAGGCTGCGCGGCACCTGGACAATGCGATGGAAGGCGCCAATCGAGCCGCCGCCCTGACCCGCCGCCTGCTTGCTTTTGCGCGGTCAGAACCGCTGCTGCCCAGCGCCATCGACCCTGACGTTCTGGTCAGCGGCATGGTGGAATTGATCGACCGATCGATCGGCGATCAGATCACCGTTTCGATAGAGAACCAGTCCAAGGGCTGGCGCATCTTCGTCGATCAGCATCAGATGGAAAATGCCATTCTGAACCTGTGCGTCAACGCGCGGGACGCGATGGATGGACGCGGGCGGCTGGTGATCGGCACCGGCCAGGTGCATCTGGCGGATCATGAAATCGGCGAATGTGCCGAGGGGGATTATGTCATGCTGAGCGTCAAGGACGATGGCTGCGGCATGACGCCCGATGTGCTGGCCCGCGTGTTCGAGCCTTTCTTCACCACCAAGCCGGTGGGCAAGGGAACAGGCCTGGGGCTCAGCCAGATTTTCGGTTTCGTCCGACAGAGCCAAGGTGAAATCCGTATCGAGTCCCAAGTCGGTGAAGGCACCTGCGTTTCCATATATCTGCCGCGCAAGGCAGTGGCGGACAGCGCGCTTCAAACGGATTCGTCGCAACCCGAACGAGAACCGGTCCTGCATCCGCCGACACGCATTCTGGTAGTGGAGGATGATCCCCGCGTGCTGAACCAGACGATGGCGGCGCTCGCGGAACTGGGCCACTTGCCCGTCGCCTGCGATCATCCGTCGAAAGCGGCGAAGCTGCTGACCAGCCATCGCGACATCGGGTTGATCATAAGCGACGTGCTGATGCCGGAAATGACAGGGCCGGAAATGGTCCGCACGCTACCCCCCGCCTACGCCAGCCTGCCGGTGTTGTTCGTCACCGGTTATGCTGGGGACATTGCGGAGGGCGCTGACTTTGGCGGGCATGAGGTGCTGCGCAAGCCTTACACATTGAAGGGCCTGTCACACGCGCTGTCCAACGCGCTTAGCGGATCGCACCACCCCGGAACAGCCGCGGCAGCAGAGTAA
- the gcvT gene encoding glycine cleavage system aminomethyltransferase GcvT — translation MSGNDDIAHIEEELPLQNLPLDAWHRAKGARMVGFAGYHMPIQYEGIMAEHAWTREHAGLFDVSHMGQLTFSGEGVDEALEHLLPSDIKGLKPFRQRYSMLLDQEGGILDDLMVSRLGAGAFDGADVYMVVNGATKYDDMGWMIEHLPDEVVMNHMDEQALLALQGPEAGEALASLIPGTADLLFMQSGLFTWRGVPLWVSRSGYTGEDGFEISVPAADVALLADALCALPQVKPIGLGARDSLRLEAGLPLYGHDLTPAVSTIGADLGFAIQKRRREEGGFIGHARVMKELADGPGAKRVGLKIEGRLPAREGAPIFADGIKVGEVTSGGFAPTVGAPIAMGWVSLPHSAIDTALEIEVRGKRIAATVAPMPFVPHRYRRKA, via the coding sequence ATGTCCGGCAATGACGACATCGCCCATATCGAAGAAGAATTGCCGCTGCAGAACTTGCCGCTCGACGCCTGGCATCGCGCCAAGGGCGCGCGCATGGTCGGCTTTGCGGGCTATCATATGCCCATCCAATATGAAGGCATCATGGCCGAACATGCCTGGACGCGCGAGCATGCCGGGCTGTTCGACGTCAGCCATATGGGTCAACTCACCTTTTCCGGTGAGGGCGTTGACGAGGCGCTTGAACATTTGCTGCCGAGCGACATCAAGGGTCTGAAGCCCTTTCGCCAGCGTTACTCGATGCTGCTCGATCAAGAGGGCGGCATCCTCGACGACCTCATGGTCTCGCGCCTTGGTGCGGGGGCGTTTGACGGCGCGGACGTCTATATGGTCGTCAATGGCGCGACCAAATATGACGATATGGGCTGGATGATCGAACATCTGCCTGATGAGGTCGTCATGAACCATATGGATGAGCAGGCGCTGCTCGCCCTGCAGGGTCCTGAAGCGGGCGAGGCGCTGGCCAGCCTGATCCCCGGCACCGCAGACCTCCTTTTCATGCAATCGGGCCTTTTCACCTGGCGCGGCGTTCCGCTGTGGGTCAGCCGTTCCGGTTATACGGGCGAAGACGGGTTCGAAATCAGCGTTCCCGCCGCCGATGTCGCGCTGCTGGCCGATGCGCTATGCGCCTTGCCACAGGTAAAGCCGATCGGGCTGGGCGCGCGCGATTCGCTTCGGCTTGAAGCGGGACTCCCTCTTTACGGCCACGACTTGACGCCCGCTGTCAGCACCATCGGCGCGGATCTTGGCTTTGCAATCCAGAAGCGCCGTCGGGAGGAGGGCGGCTTCATCGGTCATGCGCGGGTTATGAAGGAACTGGCCGACGGGCCGGGGGCCAAGCGCGTGGGCCTGAAGATCGAAGGCCGCCTGCCCGCCCGCGAAGGGGCGCCCATCTTCGCCGATGGTATCAAGGTGGGAGAGGTGACATCGGGCGGCTTCGCGCCAACCGTGGGCGCTCCTATCGCCATGGGCTGGGTCAGCCTGCCGCACAGCGCCATCGACACCGCGCTGGAAATCGAAGTGCGCGGCAAGCGCATCGCGGCGACCGTGGCGCCGATGCCGTTCGTGCCGCACCGTTATCGCCGCAAGGCCTGA